In the Armatimonas rosea genome, GCTCGTCCCCGAGGTCGATCAGGGAATGCGCCTCGCCGCCGCCCGTGCGATTGAGAAGCTCGCCCCCGCCGTCCCGGAGCTGCTCTGGCTGCTAACCGTGAAGCTCACCGACGAAGCAGACCCGGCGGTGTTAGCGCGACTCTCCGTGGCGCTCTCGCGGCTGGTGCGCGCCCATGCGCCCAAGCCGGAGAGTCACTTTCCGTTTCTGCTAAAGATGGCGCGGCGCCTGGAGGGCAAGGGCCTCTCGTACTTGCAGGCACTCTATGCCGCCGCGGACACGATCCTGCCGCCGGGGACCCTCTACCCGCTGCTCTCGCTCAAGGGGATGGCACGCGACGAAGCCCTGCACAAGCTGGTCTCCGACCGTGCCCTGCTGGAAGTCTTTAGCCAAGGGGACTACCTGGGCCTGACCCAGCGCCTCCCCGAGCTCGCCCGCCACGACAACGATCCCCCCGCCGAGGAGGCACTCCTCGCCCTGCTAATGCTCGCTAAAGCGCCGCCTCAATAGCCGCGACCACCGTGGGATCGTCGGGCTTGGTCTTGGCCGAGAAGCGGGCGATAACCTTGCCGTCCTTGCCGACCAAGAACTTGCCGAAGTTCCACTCGATCTCGCCGCCGAGGGGAGCGGGCAGGCCGGTGAGGTAGGCGTAGAGCGGGTGGATGTCCTCGCCCTTGACACTGATCTTGCTGAACATGTCAAAGGTGACCCCGTAGGTGAGGGAGCAGAATTCTTTGATCTGGGCCTCGGTACCGGGCTCCTGCGCGCCGAAGTTGTTGGCGGGGAAGCCCAGAATCCGCAGCCCCTTGTCCTTGTACTGCTGGTGAAGCGCCTCAAGCTGGGCGTACTGGGGCGTCAGGCCGCACTTGCTGGCGACATTGACGATCAAGAGCACGTGCCCCGTGTAACTCTGGAGCGCGGTCTCGGTGCCGTCGATATTGGGAAGGGTGAAGTCGTAGAGAGAAGCCATGTTGATCCTTGTTGTATCCTTACGCCAAAGATACGACTCTTGCGCTACAATGGTTCCATGATCTACGCAGAGACCTTCGAGACCCGCTTTGGCGTCATGACCGTGGCCGTGGACGACGATGGGGCGGTGGTGTCGCTGGATTTTAGCGAGAGCGCGCCGGAGGGGAGCACCCTCGACCCTCTCAAGACCCGCCAGGCCAAGCGCCAGATTCAGGAGTTCTGCGACGGTGAGCGGACGGTCTTTGAGCTCCCGCTCGCCCCCGAGGGGACGGAGTTCCAGAAGCTGGTCTGGGCCGAGGTCGCCAAGATTCCCTACGGCCAGACCCGCACCTACGGCCAGATCGCCGCTGCCGTGGGCAACAAAGACGCCGCCCGCGCGGTCGGGGCCGCCAGCGGTGCCAACCCCATCCCCCTGATCGTCCCCTGCCACCGCGTGATTGCCGCCGACGGCGGCCTGGGCGGCTTCGCCTACGGCACGGGAGTCAAGTCCCGCCTCCTCGCCTTCGAGAGCGAACAGCCCAGCCTGTTCTAGACCACCATGCTCTACCGCTGCCGCAAGTGTGAACAGGTCGAGGCATTTGGCTGTCTGCCTGCCGTCTCCTGTGGCATGTATCTCATGGTGCTTCTGGGAATCTCCGTGGGATCCTTCTCTGTCGCGCTTCAGGTTGTCGCCCATGCCGCACGCCGCGTTGCCCATGCCGCACGCCGCGTTGCCCATAGCGCCACACCTCCGCACCTACCCTGGTGGGTAATGCCAGTCGGGTTTGTTATCGGGATTCCCCTTGTTGTGCTGGGAGCCTATCTCTGGGGACGGTTTTTAGAGCTGATGGAGTACCTATTCGTCGCCTTGCACCGTTGCCCAAACTGCAAAGCTCGCCGCTGGTCCTGGGGCTTTACCAGCGGATTTGGGCTCTAAAAACAAAACGCCCCGTGGCATCCCTTTTGACATCCCTCCCCCGGCCCCTCCCTTCGCTCTGTTTCCCGCTTCGCGGGGACGAAGGGAGGGGAGTCAGAGGGGTGGGTTGAGCTAGTCCCCCCCTCCCTTCCCCCCGACGAAGTCGGGTCTCAGGGGAAGGGAGGGGGCAGGGGGGAGGGATGCCGGAGTTCTACCGGTTGGCGATAAGCGGCGCGATCAGCAGGCTGACGACGCTCATGACCTTGATAAGAATCGAGACGCCCGGGCCGGAGGTGTCTTTGAAGGGGTCGCCGACCGTGTCGCCCACGACGGCGGCTTTGTGGGCATCGCCGCCTTTAGCGTGGCCTTCCATATCGCCCTTCTCAATGTGCTTCTTGGCGTTGTCCCACGCGCCGCCCGAGTTTGCCATGAAGAGGCTGAGGGTGGAGCCGACCGCTAGCGCACCAGCGAGCATGCCGGCGAGGGCGGTGGGGCCAAGGAAGAAGCCCGTGAGGATGGGGGCGAGGATGGCGACCAGACCCGGCTGGATCATCTCGATCAGCGCGGCCTTGGTGGCGATATCGACAATATGAGCGGGCTCCGGGTCGGCCTTACCTTCGAGGAGACCAGGAATCTCCTTGAACTGCCGGGCGATCTCCACGACAATCTTCCCGGCGGCGCGTCCCACCGCGAGCATGGTCGAGGCACCCACCCAGAAGGGGAGGATCGCGCCCAGAAGCACGCCGATCAGGACGGTCGCATCGGTGAGCTCAATGTGGAACGGCTTCCCACGGGCGTG is a window encoding:
- a CDS encoding glutathione peroxidase — encoded protein: MASLYDFTLPNIDGTETALQSYTGHVLLIVNVASKCGLTPQYAQLEALHQQYKDKGLRILGFPANNFGAQEPGTEAQIKEFCSLTYGVTFDMFSKISVKGEDIHPLYAYLTGLPAPLGGEIEWNFGKFLVGKDGKVIARFSAKTKPDDPTVVAAIEAAL
- a CDS encoding methylated-DNA--[protein]-cysteine S-methyltransferase, translating into MIYAETFETRFGVMTVAVDDDGAVVSLDFSESAPEGSTLDPLKTRQAKRQIQEFCDGERTVFELPLAPEGTEFQKLVWAEVAKIPYGQTRTYGQIAAAVGNKDAARAVGAASGANPIPLIVPCHRVIAADGGLGGFAYGTGVKSRLLAFESEQPSLF